Below is a genomic region from Brassica oleracea var. oleracea cultivar TO1000 chromosome C9, BOL, whole genome shotgun sequence.
CATGTGTTGCATACTTCGAAATTGCAGCATGGCCCAGAACAAATTTCAAGTCGTCAATGACACGGTCGCTGGTCTTACACACCCGTTCCCACTTTGTAGCCTACAAAAGAAAACCGTCAAATACATTGACTGCGAACAGAATCAAAGTGACATAAAACAATACTGGATAAGAAGTGCCATTATACCAAAAGAAAAAGAAAAAAGATAAAAGAAGCTATCTGAACCTGAACCACACCATCCTCTCCAGAACAAGAAAGAAAGATGTCACTGAGGCATCCTAAAAGCATAGCTAGCAAATTCATTTCCTTCACCAGAAACGGTGTTAGAGTCGGCACCGTGAAGATTTGCACAGAAAATGTAGACAGTAGTGGATATTTCCTGAATGCATAATCATCACCCTGCTTAACCGCTTCACTTACGACAAGCGGATAGTAACTCACAAATGCTTTGGCAAATTCCGACTTAAAGACTGGATCTGCAATCAATTTGAGGAACAGGTCATGTAGTTTCTTCATAGCATCTTGGTCCAAGAACCTCTCAGCCTTTACGAGAATATCCAGTAGACCACATGAAGAGATAATCCTTCTAGAAACGAAACTCAACAAACTCTCACTGGACTTGCAGAACTCCAGAAGCATTTCAACCACTACAAACGTCAGCTCGTTTGACATCTTTTGGACCACTACAGAAGAAGCATCGTTGGATCTGGCATCTCTAATACTTTCTGCAGATAAGAGCTTGTTATACCAACAAGCGAAGAGAGCATCAAGTACAGGCCCAACTGACTCTGCTAGATCTCCTGAGAGGGGCTGAATCTGTTCGGAGCCTTTATGTTTTGAGCAGAAGCCCTCCCGCTTCCACGCGGTCTCATCCCCACAATCACAACAACCACCGCCTGTGTAGATGATGGAGTAGTCGTGGGAGCTGTGATCTCCGTGCTCGAAACAAGGCACGCAGATTGCACAGGTTGGGTCATTCTCGCATGTCCTACACCTATACGCTATATCATTGTGTCCCCAGACGGAGCCGCAAACTCCTCGCTGATCAACATTCAGTTTAGCCAGATCCTTCAAAGAAACAGCAGGATCATCCTGGAACATCAACCACTGGAGCCAATTCATGCTCTCTCTCAACCTCTTTTTCATGGTAGGCTTCCGAAACTTTTCCATAGCTTCCTTCAATCCACCATTAACATCCTCATCAGTAGGTAAGAGAGCAGAGACTAGCTCTGAGATCATGGACTGGTGGTTAGCTCTAACGAACTCCACTAGGCCACGCTTGGAGCAGCACTCTTTAGGAACCCCAAGCCTCTACAAAAAAAAAATTATAAAATCAACCACGATTCTACAAAGATAACGAACTGAATCAGCATACCTGGAGGAGAAACTCTTGTGAGCTGGGAAGAGGCGAGTCGTCCTCCATCTCCCCGCGTATATATACAACCCTAGCTCCGACTCTCCAGGCTCAAACGAAGACGACGATGAGAGTGGGATAGAAGCAACAAAATGATCCAGAAGCAACGTAAATCGTTCGAGGAAACTGCAAATTCAGACGATTATCTAATCATCAGCGTTTGATCAGATCAAATTCTCTCCAAAAATCGAACAAGAAAAAAAAAAAAAAAAAAAACCTTAATTCGAAAGAGTTTATTATTATATTTTACTGATTTTTATTTAATCCATGGTGGAGGGTCGGCAAGTCTCTTTAACAAACGAGGAATGAACTGTTTCAGGTTTTGATCCTTTTCTCTCCTAACAATTTGAGTATGTATCGATAATTCTTAAATTCCAAATTGTTCTGTTTTGTATTTTAGTGATTGGCCACGCAAGCCCATGAAGATTTAGTGTTGTGTTCAAGATATTGGGCTGTGCGCCGATTTACATAGCAACTATTGATAATTCTTTTGAATGAATATAAACTTGTGTTACATCAAGTGCAGCTCACTTTGCAACTATTGATAATTCTTTTGAATGAATATAAACTTGTGTTACATCAAGTGCAGCTCACTTTGCAAGGATAAAATAAGAAACCAATGATTAAACGAAAAATGTTAAATGAAACTATTGATAACTTTTATTACACACATTTTTCTTTTCTTAAAAGATCTGAAACTATAAAAAAAAATGAAATAAAATAAAATTGTGGATCATTTATATCAACTCTATTTATTTTATAAATATCTACGCCAATTTTTCATTGCATCTCATAGATTTTTTATACTTGATAAATGGATGTTAGTTTTGATAATATATGCAATCAATATATTTATGTATAAATAATAATATCAAAAAATTATTTTTACTTATAGTAAAATAATTTTTGATTAAATTAATATAATTTTAGGTAGATAATTGATCTCAGCTTGAATTAACCTAGAAAATGCCTGAATAAAATTATTAATCTCACATTCTTCTGAAATAAAACTCAAACCTTGAAAATCAAAAGGTTAAAATATCCCGATCATCAAAATCATTAGGGATAAAGTAACGTGATTCTTCTCAATTATGATGATTTGGGGATTTTAACCCTTTAGTTTTTTTTCGAGTTTTATGGATAGAACGAGGTCTTAACTCCGTGTGGATATGGTAATATATGATAGTTATAAGGAGAAAATAGATCATTAACACTCAATTTTGTAAAATATTTCGATACATTTGAAATAGACAAGATAAGATAAAACTATAGAAATTTACATGGAGGTAATATATGAAATATTATTTAATTCTATTTTTATAATTATATAATTTTCTTACTAAAAAATCTTTAAAATTTTATGCAGCTTTTTTAAAAGTTGTAATTTTATAATTCTAATACCATTAATTCTTAAAAAAAATTCTATAAATTTTAGAAATATTATTCAGTTTTACGTTTTGATAGTTATATACTTAACAAAAAAAATTCTTAATTATATAGAATTTTATTTAATATATTTTAACAAAAATAAATATATACAGAAATTTCCAAAATTATAATTTTAAATTTTTACATATATATATTATTTAATATAAATTTTTAAATATTATTTATTTTATGTTAATTTTAAAAATAATTAAAATAAATTTTGTAACCAAATAATAAAATCTTAAAATTAACCAAAATTTTTATTTCTGCATTTGGTGCAGGAAAACACCTAGTAACTATAATATTTTATTAGTTTTTATTATATAAGATATAACATTTAAGGCTTAGGATTTTATATTTGATTAAAATAAGGTTAAGGGTTTAATGTGGGTTTTGGGTTTAATAATTTATTTTATTAGTGTTTATTATATAGGTTATAGTATTTTATTAGTGTTTATTACGTTTTATTAATGTTTGGTTTAAGTTTTGACTGAATAATCGAAGTATATATTAAGTGTGTTATAATGATTAACAAAATCAATAGTGGTCTGCTAGAACTCGATGCTTCCGGAGAGAAAATAGTGTTAATGGATGCAAGATTTTGAGGAGAGAAAAGAAAGTGAAAGTGTTTTGTGGATAATTTTTTGGTTGCATATTTCTTGAGTTCTCGATCAAAAGTTATTATGTTATAGGGTCAAAAGGTTATAAAGATCACTAATTATTTTTCTCATTTATAGGTATATTTTTGTTCCAATTAAAACTTAAAGGTGTTCCATTCTACCCTTTGTCATAAGCAACCGGTTTAACTCTAGCTTCAATGGGGAAGTCTTAGGAGGAAAAGTCAATAAGTCGACGATGAACAGAGACAGATGAGGAAGAAAGTCCAACAGGGCGTACCCAAAAAAACGTCTCAACGGAAAGAGAGAGGAAAGAGCTTTTAAAAGAACTCATCTCTGACACACTTCTTTTGCATTTTATACAAAATCATTATTTTATCAATAAAGACTTTTCTTGGGAGAATAAATGTTTGAAGTTTCATTATTAGCCTGCTTCTGAGGGAATCTTCGTTTCCCCTACACTTCGTACGCCTTCTGGGACTGTGTTTACACAGATTAAACTCTCTGTTTGTCTGCTTTTAATCAAAAGATTAGCTAGAGCTGAGTGTGTGAGTGATTGGTTTCTTGTGGTGTTTAAATGGGAGCTTGTTTCAGTAATCAGATCAAAACAGATATCGCTTCCAGTTCATGTGAGTCTTTCATCACTTTCTTGCCTTTCTCTTACTAATATTTATTATTATTTATTATATTCGAACAAGGTGACAGATACTTCAGTGAGACTCTGTGGTATCTTTCACACTTTGCTTTTGTCCTGAACTAGAAAGTTTCTAGATTCACACTTTGTTTCCTTTATTAGTAAGAAGAGTTGAATCTAAACTCACTGGGCTTTGTGAAATTATTATAGGGCTAAGTTCGAAATTTTTGAGTAGGGAAGGGAGCAAAGGCTCAGCTTCGGCTACTTCCTTCTCTCATACGCCTCGAACAGAAGGCGAGATCTTGAAAAATGCTAATCTGAAGAGCTTTACCCTCGGTGAACTCAAGTCTGCAACGAGGAGCTTCAGGCCTGATAGTATGGTTGGTGAAGGTGGCTTTGGTTGCGTTTTCAAAGGATGGATCGATGAGACTTCCTTGGCTCCTTCTAAACCGGGGACCGGAATTGTCATCGCAGTGAAAAGACTCAACCAAGAAGGGCTTCAAGGTCATCGAGAATGGCTGGTTAGTCACCATTTGTTATTTCACAAGAGTCCATTTCAAGTTCTTGAACCTTTTTTTTTTTTTTTTTTTTTTTTTGCAGGCTGAGATCAATTATTTAGGACAGCTGGATCATCCAAACCTTGTGAAACTAGTTGGATACTGCTTAGAGGAAGAGCAGAGGCTTCTTGTTTACGAGTTCATGCCTCGCGGTAGTCTTGAGAATCACTTATTCAGAAGTAAGTTCAGCTAATCTTCAAAGAGAGAGAATCCCTTTTACATAATGATTAATATTTTTTCTGAATTTTCAAAAACAGGAGGAACATTCTTTCAGCCAATTTCATGGAACACACGGGTTCGAATGGCTCTTGGTGCAGCTAGAGGACTAGCATTTCTTCACAATGCTCAACCTCAAGTTATATACCGAGACTTCAAAGCATCCAACATCTTGCTAGATTCAGTAAAGATACTCTGTGTAGCTTTGTTTCTTTTTGGGGATGCAGCCATCTTTACTGTTTCTCTCTATGTATCTGCAGAACTACAATGCAAAGCTTTCGGATTTTGGTTTGGCTAGAGATGGTCCAGAGGGTGACAACAGCCATGTCTCTACCAGAGTCGTTGGAACTCAAGGATACGCTGCTCCTGAATATCTAGCTACCGGTATGTGCATTTTCTCCATAGCTGTTTATACCAATGCAAAGAAACTCCATTACTGATGTTCTTTGTCAAATTTTTGAAAGGTCATTTATCGGCAAAGAGTGATGTGTACAGCTTCGGGGTGGTGTTACTGGAGCTGTTATCAGGGAGACGAACAATTGACAAGAACCAACCGGTGGGAGAACACAATCTAGTGGACTGGGCAAGACCTTACTTAACAAACAAAAGAAGGCTTCTCCGAGTGATGGATCCTCGTCTCCAAGGTCAATACTCCCTAACCCGGGCTTTAAAAATCGCACTTCTTGCACTCGACTGCATATCCATGGATTCCAAGGTTAGACCGAACATGAACGATGTCGTCAAGACACTTGAAGAACTCCATGTCCAGAAGGAAACACCAAAAGAGCAGCCGAATCTTCTTCAACCCAGCAGTGATAACAACAACAAG
It encodes:
- the LOC106316449 gene encoding probable serine/threonine-protein kinase NAK isoform X1 gives rise to the protein MGACFSNQIKTDIASSSWLSSKFLSREGSKGSASATSFSHTPRTEGEILKNANLKSFTLGELKSATRSFRPDSMVGEGGFGCVFKGWIDETSLAPSKPGTGIVIAVKRLNQEGLQGHREWLAEINYLGQLDHPNLVKLVGYCLEEEQRLLVYEFMPRGSLENHLFRRGTFFQPISWNTRVRMALGAARGLAFLHNAQPQVIYRDFKASNILLDSNYNAKLSDFGLARDGPEGDNSHVSTRVVGTQGYAAPEYLATGHLSAKSDVYSFGVVLLELLSGRRTIDKNQPVGEHNLVDWARPYLTNKRRLLRVMDPRLQGQYSLTRALKIALLALDCISMDSKVRPNMNDVVKTLEELHVQKETPKEQPNLLQPSSDNNNKSPQAVNYPRPSIM
- the LOC106316449 gene encoding probable serine/threonine-protein kinase NAK isoform X2, giving the protein MGACFSNQIKTDIASSSWLSSKFLSREGSKGSASATSFSHTPRTEGEILKNANLKSFTLGELKSATRSFRPDSMVGEGGFGCVFKGWIDETSLAPSKPGTGIVIAVKRLNQEGLQGHREWLAEINYLGQLDHPNLVKLVGYCLEEEQRLLVYEFMPRGSLENHLFRRGTFFQPISWNTRVRMALGAARGLAFLHNAQPQNYNAKLSDFGLARDGPEGDNSHVSTRVVGTQGYAAPEYLATGHLSAKSDVYSFGVVLLELLSGRRTIDKNQPVGEHNLVDWARPYLTNKRRLLRVMDPRLQGQYSLTRALKIALLALDCISMDSKVRPNMNDVVKTLEELHVQKETPKEQPNLLQPSSDNNNKSPQAVNYPRPSIM